One window of the Clostridiisalibacter paucivorans DSM 22131 genome contains the following:
- a CDS encoding ferrous iron transporter B — MSCHKSKHKEISVDGKTKILLMGNPNVGKSVIFSKLTGVNVDSSNYTGTTVDYTIGDFNFRNEKGVIIDVPGTYSLEATSEAEKVAVSLLEENADVIICVLDATHLDRNLDLAFQLKEYSTPIIYCLNLIDVAERQGIKIDSDKLSEELNAPVIPTVAIKNIGLMDLLTTSMDLKDKETTPVPKMEENLRWKKINEVINKVQTNTEKKPSFVDKLEHWTVKPWPGIPISVLILIISLGVVIGGGKALRAVILLPLLNKVTIPFLTTIVSMIIPAGIFRNLLVGEYGMLIIGIEWPFALILPYVLLFYIVFSFLEDSGYLPRIGVLADGILRKIGIQGGNIIPLMMGYGCAVPSIISTRAANTYKERIMVASLVSLAIPCVSQTGAFIALLGDRSPLALVMVYITSLIVILIAGIVMNKVIPGRSQPMLLEVPNLLWPDRTAFFKKLKLRMKHFFIEARGAMMIGIAIAAIIVETGMLQGFSNMVSPLVEEWLGLPREASLFLILGIVRREFAALPLLELDLSVFQLFVGSIVALFYLPCISVFGILIKEFSLKSALMIGVGTTLVAFLLGGSIKQIGNLVISLF, encoded by the coding sequence TTGTCTTGTCATAAAAGTAAACATAAAGAGATTTCTGTTGATGGAAAAACCAAGATACTTCTCATGGGTAATCCCAATGTGGGAAAAAGTGTGATCTTTTCCAAACTAACAGGAGTAAATGTAGACAGCTCCAACTATACAGGTACTACTGTGGATTATACCATAGGGGATTTTAACTTTAGAAATGAAAAGGGAGTAATTATAGATGTGCCTGGCACATATTCCTTAGAGGCCACTTCAGAAGCTGAAAAAGTTGCAGTCTCGTTATTGGAAGAAAATGCAGATGTCATAATATGTGTTTTAGATGCAACACATTTAGACAGGAATTTAGATTTAGCATTTCAATTAAAAGAGTACTCCACCCCAATAATATATTGTCTAAACCTAATAGATGTAGCGGAAAGACAAGGTATAAAAATAGATTCAGATAAACTATCGGAAGAATTAAATGCACCAGTAATTCCTACTGTGGCCATCAAAAATATTGGGCTAATGGATTTATTAACTACATCCATGGATTTAAAGGACAAGGAAACAACTCCAGTTCCTAAAATGGAAGAAAATCTTAGATGGAAAAAGATAAATGAGGTAATAAACAAGGTGCAGACAAATACAGAAAAGAAACCTAGCTTTGTAGATAAATTAGAACACTGGACCGTTAAGCCTTGGCCAGGGATTCCAATTTCTGTACTTATATTAATTATATCTTTGGGAGTTGTTATAGGTGGAGGTAAGGCCCTTAGAGCAGTTATATTATTGCCCTTATTAAATAAAGTAACTATACCCTTTTTAACTACTATAGTCTCAATGATTATACCTGCTGGTATATTTAGAAACCTATTAGTTGGAGAATATGGTATGTTGATAATAGGTATAGAGTGGCCATTTGCACTAATTCTTCCCTATGTGCTTTTATTTTATATTGTATTTTCTTTTTTAGAAGACAGTGGATATTTACCTAGAATAGGCGTACTTGCTGATGGAATACTTAGAAAAATAGGTATCCAAGGTGGAAATATTATCCCATTAATGATGGGGTATGGATGTGCAGTTCCATCCATTATATCTACAAGAGCAGCAAATACATACAAGGAAAGAATAATGGTGGCTTCTTTAGTATCTTTAGCAATTCCTTGCGTTTCACAAACAGGAGCTTTTATTGCTTTACTAGGTGATAGATCCCCTTTAGCCCTTGTAATGGTGTATATTACTTCTTTGATAGTAATATTGATAGCAGGAATAGTCATGAACAAGGTAATCCCTGGTAGAAGTCAACCTATGCTACTCGAAGTACCAAATCTATTATGGCCAGATAGAACTGCTTTCTTTAAAAAATTGAAACTAAGGATGAAACATTTCTTTATAGAAGCAAGAGGGGCTATGATGATTGGTATTGCCATTGCAGCTATAATAGTTGAGACAGGGATGCTTCAAGGATTTAGTAATATGGTATCTCCTCTAGTTGAAGAGTGGTTAGGTCTTCCACGGGAGGCTAGTCTATTTTTGATATTAGGCATTGTTAGAAGAGAATTTGCAGCTTTGCCATTATTAGAGTTAGATTTAAGTGTATTTCAGTTATTTGTTGGTTCTATAGTA